The DNA window CTGCGGGGCGAGGAGCGCCCGCCGGGCAAGTTCGCGCCGGGGCAGCAGGGCTTCTTCTCGCGGCTGCGCGACGCGTTCAACGGCAGGTGACGTGAGCGTTCCGGTGTTCATCGCCCAGGAGCTGGGCGACGGTCCGGGGCTGACGCTCGACGGTCCCGAGGGACGCCACGCCGCCGCGGTGCGCCGCCTGCGGGCCGGCGAGCGGGTGGACCTCACCGACGGCGCCGGCCGGGTCGCCGAGTGCGTGGTGCGCGAGGTGGCCAAGGACGCGCTCGGGCTGGACGTGCTGCGCCGCTACGAGGTGCCGGCGCCGCGGCCACGGCTGGTCGTCGTGCAGGGGCTGCCCAAGGGCGACAGGGGCGAGCTGGCCGTCGAGATGATGACCGAGGCCGGGGTGGACGTCGTCGTCCCCTGGCCGGCCTCGCGCAGCATCGCCCAGTGGAAGGGCGACAAGGTCGCGAAGGGGCTCGGCCGCTGGCGTGCGACCGCGCGCGAGGCGGGCAAGCAGTCCCGCCGCTTCCACCTGCCCGAGGTGAGCGAGCCGGCCACCACCGCGCGGGTGGCGGAGCTGCTGTCCGGCGCGGCGCTGGGGCTGGTGCTGCACGAGGAGGCGGCCGAGCCGCTGTCGAAGGTGGCGCTGCCGGTCGAGGGCGACATCGTGGTGGTCGTCGGGCCCGAGGGCGGCGTCTCGGGCGAGGAGCTCGACCGGTTCAGGGCCGCGGGAGCGGTGCCGGTGCTGCTCGGGCCGACGGTGCTGCGCACGTCCACGGCGGGGGTGGCCGCGGCGGCCGTGCTGCTCACGCGCACGGGCCGGTGGTGAGCCGCCAGGCGACGGCGGGCACGGTGTGGTGGAGAGCCGCCAGGCGACAGCGGCACGGCGTGGTGGAGAGCCGCCAGGCGACAGCGGCACGGTGTGGTGGTGGACCGCCCGCCGACAGCGGGTACGGCGTGGTGGATCGCCCGAGGGCTTACGGGGTGGTGGTGGCGCCGCCGGTCTCCAGGAGCGGGGTGGCGATGTCGGCGGGGCTCTCGCTGATGGCGTCCGCCGGGCACTGGTCGGTGGGGCAGGTCGAGGGCTGAACGGTCGGGTCGGCCTCCGTGGGGGCCGGTGACGGTGAGGCGGCCGGGCAGTCGTCCGGGGTCGTGTCCACGGACGGGCAGGCGGTGGCCTCCGCGCTCGGCGTCGGCGACGGCCGGCTCGTGGACCCGGCGGTCCTGGGCGGCTTGCTCGGCGTCGGAGAGGTGGGCTCGGCAGGGACGACGACGACCGGGTCGTCCTGGCTGGCCGGAGGCGGGGGCGGCTGCTGGGAGCGGGTGGTGGAGGAGTTGGACGGCACCCTGCCGGTCGTCTCCTGGTCGACCACCGTGATCGGGCTCTCGTTGATCACCTTGGACCGCAGTTCGGGCACCGCCAGGACGATCGTGCCCGCCACCAGGACGGCGCTCGCGGCCGCCGCGCCGGCCCGCCACCAGAACAGGTTGCGGACGCCGCGCCGCTCGATCCGGGCACGGATGATCTCCAGACCGTCCGGCGAGGGCACGACCGCGTCCGCCTCCGCGCGGAGCGCACGGCGGAGGAGGTCGCCGTGCTCGTCGGGGGGCAGGGTCATGACATTTTCTCCAGGACGGATCGCAACGCGGCCATGCCACGGGCGGTGTGGCTCTTGACCGCGCCCTTGCTGATGCCCATGGCGTGAGCGATCTCAGCTTCGGACAGATCACCGTAATACCGCAGAACCAGTGCTTCTCTCTGCCTGGTCGGGAGGGCCCGTAACGCCTCGATGACGGCGGACCGTTCCAGCTCACCGATGGCGCCGTTCTCGGCGCTCGGCGCGTCGGGCAGGCCCTTGGGGGCGTACTTCTCGACGACCGCGCGGTGGCGCAGCACGGAACGCGAGCGGTTGACGACGGACTGGCGGAGGTAGGCGAGTGCTTTGTCGGGGTCGCGCAGCCTGCGCCAGGCGCCGTGAATGGCGACGAACGCGTCCTGCACGACCTCCTCGGCGGTCGCGATGTCGCGCACCAGCAACACAGCGAGACGCACCAATGACCGAAAGTGCGCGCTGTAGAGCGCGGTAACAGCCATGTCGGCATCCCACTCGACCGGCACCGCCCCCATCGACCTGTCGGCCAGAAGGGTTTCGGTGGTCACATCAGTGGGACGCGCGGGCTTCCCAGAGGGTTTACGCTCTTCCGGTTCTTGAGGTTTCCCCGGTTCCTTAGGGTGCATTACCCAGTCGTGTCCTCGCCAGGTGGCGCTCGCCCGACCCTGAATCGTCTGTTTTGTTGAAGTGTCGCACACCCACCCTAACCGCGTTGATCTTCCCGCGCACGACACCGCCGATTACCGATTCGCAACGGACCGGCCAACGGGAGGCGGGTCGGTATGGTGCTGCTGTGAAGGACTGCCTCTTCTGTAAAATCGTCGCCAAGGAGATTCCCGCCGAGATCGTCTACGAAACCGGCAGGACACTGGCGTTCCGCGACATCGACCCCAAGGCCCCGACCCACGTCCTGGTGATCCCGAAGGAGCACCACGCCGACGCGGCGGCGCTCGCCGAGGCCGACGACGGGCTGACCGACGAGGTGCTGAAGACCGCGCACGCCGTGGCCGTGCTCGACCAGGTGGCCGAGAGCGGCTACCGCGTCGTCTTCAACACCGGCCCCGCCGCCGGGCAGACCGTCTTCCACACGCACGCCCACGTGCTGGGTGGCCGCGACCTCACCTGGCCGCCCGGTTAGACCGTTGTGGTGGCGCGAGGGGCCGGTGCGGTGATATTGACGAGAGCAATCCGCCTGGCCCCGGATACGATGGTCGGAGAAGAACTCCGCAAGAGACCGGGAGGCATCAGGCCGCGGGCCTGCCCATGTCCGAACTACATGAATCCCGACGCACGGCACCTCCCTCGCGCACACAAGCCAAGGTGCTGATTCCGGACGAATACCCGATGGTCAGCCTCCTTGGCTCCCGCGACGAGCTGCTTCGCGTCATCGAGGGCGCCTTCAGGGCCGACATCCACGTACGGGGCAACGAGATCACCGTCACCGGCAGCCCGGACGAGAGCGGCGCCGTGGTGCGCCTGTTCGAGGAGCTGGTCGAGGTGCTCCGCAGCGGCGGCGAGCTCACCCCCGACGCGGTCGAGCGCAGCATCGCGATGTTGCGCATGACCTCCGACCGCCCCGCCGAGGTGCTGTCGCTCGACATCCTGTCCTCGCGCGGCCGTACGATCAGGCCCAAGACCGTCAACCAGAAGCGCTACGTCGACGCGATCGACAAGCACACGGTCGTCTTCGGCATCGGCCCCGCCGGCACCGGCAAAACCTACCTGGCGATGGCCAAGGCGGTCCGGGCGCTGCAGGAGAAGCGGGTCAACCGCATCATCCTGACCCGGCCGGCGGTCGAGGCGGGCGAGCGGCTCGGCTTCCTGCCCGGCACGCTCTACGAGAAGATCGACCCCTACCTGCGCCCGCTCTACGACGCGCTGCACGACATGGTCGACCCCGACTCCATCCCCAAGCTGATGGCCGCGGGGACGATCGAGGTCGCGCCGCTCGCCTACATGCGCGGAAGGACGCTCAACGACGCCTTCATCATCCTCGACGAGGCCCAGAACTCCTCGGCCGAGCAGATGAAGATGTTCCTCACCCGGCTGGGCTTCAACTCCAAGATCGTGGTGACCGGCGACGTCACGCAGGTCGACCTGCCCTCGGGCACGGTCAGCGGGCTGCGGGTGGTCCAGGAGATCCTCGACGGCATCCCCGACATCCACTTCGCCCGCCTGTCCAGCGCCGACGTCGTCCGCCACAAGCTGGTGAGCGAGATCGTCGACGCCTACGGGCGCTACGACGCCTCGCAGGCCGCCCAGGAGCCCAAGGCCATCCAGCAGCGAGGGAAGCGCCGGCCATGAGCATCGAGATCAACAACGAGTCCGGCGTGGGCGTCGACGAGGAGAGCCTGGTCGCGCTGGCCACGCACGTGCTCGCCGAGATGGGCATCAACCCGCTCGC is part of the Nonomuraea coxensis DSM 45129 genome and encodes:
- a CDS encoding PhoH family protein, with the protein product MSELHESRRTAPPSRTQAKVLIPDEYPMVSLLGSRDELLRVIEGAFRADIHVRGNEITVTGSPDESGAVVRLFEELVEVLRSGGELTPDAVERSIAMLRMTSDRPAEVLSLDILSSRGRTIRPKTVNQKRYVDAIDKHTVVFGIGPAGTGKTYLAMAKAVRALQEKRVNRIILTRPAVEAGERLGFLPGTLYEKIDPYLRPLYDALHDMVDPDSIPKLMAAGTIEVAPLAYMRGRTLNDAFIILDEAQNSSAEQMKMFLTRLGFNSKIVVTGDVTQVDLPSGTVSGLRVVQEILDGIPDIHFARLSSADVVRHKLVSEIVDAYGRYDASQAAQEPKAIQQRGKRRP
- a CDS encoding histidine triad nucleotide-binding protein, with product MKDCLFCKIVAKEIPAEIVYETGRTLAFRDIDPKAPTHVLVIPKEHHADAAALAEADDGLTDEVLKTAHAVAVLDQVAESGYRVVFNTGPAAGQTVFHTHAHVLGGRDLTWPPG
- a CDS encoding SigE family RNA polymerase sigma factor: MGAVPVEWDADMAVTALYSAHFRSLVRLAVLLVRDIATAEEVVQDAFVAIHGAWRRLRDPDKALAYLRQSVVNRSRSVLRHRAVVEKYAPKGLPDAPSAENGAIGELERSAVIEALRALPTRQREALVLRYYGDLSEAEIAHAMGISKGAVKSHTARGMAALRSVLEKMS
- a CDS encoding 16S rRNA (uracil(1498)-N(3))-methyltransferase, yielding MSVPVFIAQELGDGPGLTLDGPEGRHAAAVRRLRAGERVDLTDGAGRVAECVVREVAKDALGLDVLRRYEVPAPRPRLVVVQGLPKGDRGELAVEMMTEAGVDVVVPWPASRSIAQWKGDKVAKGLGRWRATAREAGKQSRRFHLPEVSEPATTARVAELLSGAALGLVLHEEAAEPLSKVALPVEGDIVVVVGPEGGVSGEELDRFRAAGAVPVLLGPTVLRTSTAGVAAAAVLLTRTGRW